From a region of the Daphnia magna isolate NIES linkage group LG1, ASM2063170v1.1, whole genome shotgun sequence genome:
- the LOC123472505 gene encoding rho-related protein racB-like isoform X1 has translation MAKRSIKVLLVGDGAVGKTSLCSVFVHHSFPREYVPITFFYFYRLDQIFTNINIDGKTYVLNIWDTAGQEDFDRLRVLSYPNTDVFVVCYAVNCQNSFTNLTAKWIPELTQHYPNAPFILVGTKVDMRHASESEGVFISYQNGCRIAKQIGASYFVECSALNGTNVIEVFTRAAETALGQRKKLCVIL, from the exons ATGGCAAAACGTTCCATTAAGGTACTGCTGGTTGGTGATGGGGCAGTTGGAAAAACGAGCCTTTGCAGCGTCTTCGTCCATCACTCTTTTCCACGTGAATACGTCCCCA ttacatttttttacttttacagGTTGGACCAGATCTTCACAAATATTAATATTGATGGTAAAACGTATGTACTGAACATTTGGGATACAGCCGGGCAGGAAGACTTTGACAGACTACGCGTGTTGTCATATCCTAAT ACAGACGTTTTTGTGGTTTGTTACGCTGTCAACTGTCAAAATTCTTTTACCAACTTGACAGCTAAATGGATTCCCGAATTAACCCAGCATTATCCCAATGCCCCGTTCATCCTCGTCG GTACAAAAGTGGACATGAGACATGCATCAGAAAGCGAGGGCGTCTTT ATTTCCTATCAGAATGGGTGTCGTATCGCAAAGCAAATCGGAGCTAGCTACTTTGTCGAATGTTCAGCTTTGAATGGAACCAACGTAATAGAAGTCTTTACGAGGGCGGCTGAAACTGCCTTGGGACAACGTAAAAAACTATGCGTCATTCTTTAA
- the LOC123472505 gene encoding rho-related protein racB-like isoform X2, which translates to MAKRSIKVLLVGDGAVGKTSLCSVFVHHSFPREYVPSVLDQIFTNINIDGKTYVLNIWDTAGQEDFDRLRVLSYPNTDVFVVCYAVNCQNSFTNLTAKWIPELTQHYPNAPFILVGTKVDMRHASESEGVFISYQNGCRIAKQIGASYFVECSALNGTNVIEVFTRAAETALGQRKKLCVIL; encoded by the exons ATGGCAAAACGTTCCATTAAGGTACTGCTGGTTGGTGATGGGGCAGTTGGAAAAACGAGCCTTTGCAGCGTCTTCGTCCATCACTCTTTTCCACGTGAATACGTCCCCAGTGT GTTGGACCAGATCTTCACAAATATTAATATTGATGGTAAAACGTATGTACTGAACATTTGGGATACAGCCGGGCAGGAAGACTTTGACAGACTACGCGTGTTGTCATATCCTAAT ACAGACGTTTTTGTGGTTTGTTACGCTGTCAACTGTCAAAATTCTTTTACCAACTTGACAGCTAAATGGATTCCCGAATTAACCCAGCATTATCCCAATGCCCCGTTCATCCTCGTCG GTACAAAAGTGGACATGAGACATGCATCAGAAAGCGAGGGCGTCTTT ATTTCCTATCAGAATGGGTGTCGTATCGCAAAGCAAATCGGAGCTAGCTACTTTGTCGAATGTTCAGCTTTGAATGGAACCAACGTAATAGAAGTCTTTACGAGGGCGGCTGAAACTGCCTTGGGACAACGTAAAAAACTATGCGTCATTCTTTAA
- the LOC123472505 gene encoding rho-related protein racB-like isoform X3 translates to MAKRSIKVLLVGDGAVGKTSLCSVFVHHSFPREYVPITFFYFYRLDQIFTNINIDGKTYVLNIWDTAGQEDFDRLRVLSYPNTDVFVVCYAVNCQNSFTNLTAKWIPELTQHYPNAPFILVGTKVDMRHASESEGVFPPGTKIDNITDFLSEWVSYRKANRS, encoded by the exons ATGGCAAAACGTTCCATTAAGGTACTGCTGGTTGGTGATGGGGCAGTTGGAAAAACGAGCCTTTGCAGCGTCTTCGTCCATCACTCTTTTCCACGTGAATACGTCCCCA ttacatttttttacttttacagGTTGGACCAGATCTTCACAAATATTAATATTGATGGTAAAACGTATGTACTGAACATTTGGGATACAGCCGGGCAGGAAGACTTTGACAGACTACGCGTGTTGTCATATCCTAAT ACAGACGTTTTTGTGGTTTGTTACGCTGTCAACTGTCAAAATTCTTTTACCAACTTGACAGCTAAATGGATTCCCGAATTAACCCAGCATTATCCCAATGCCCCGTTCATCCTCGTCG GTACAAAAGTGGACATGAGACATGCATCAGAAAGCGAGGGCGTCTTT CCCCCTGGAACGAAAATTGATAATATTACAGATTTCCTATCAGAATGGGTGTCGTATCGCAAAGCAAATCGGAGCTAG
- the LOC123472507 gene encoding ras-like GTP-binding protein RhoL: MNRDRPLKITVVGDGTVGKTCILIVYTKNIFPVQYVPTVFDNFSDTIEVDGKSYNVSLWDTAGQEDYERLRILSYPNTDVFLLCYAVNNRTSFNHVSTKWVPELRHHCPHAPIVVVGAKMDVRKEESTNEDCVSYAEGLKMSKKIGVFLECSAKTGENLRLVFQQAVRAALNKPKPKMRNCSLL; the protein is encoded by the exons ATGAACCGGGATCGGCCATTAAAGATAACAGTTGTCGGTGACGGTACTGTGGGCAAAACTTGCATTCTCATTGTATACACCAAGAATATATTCCCTGTGCAATATGTTCCAACTGT ATTCGACAACTTTTCGGACACCATTGAAGTAGACGGAAAATCGTACAATGTTTCTCTTTGGGATACTGCTGGCCAGGAAGACTACGAAAGACTGCGCATTCTCTCCTATCCTAAT ACCGACGTGTTCCTATTGTGCTACGCTGTCAATAATCGGACGTCATTTAACCATGTCTCAACCAAATGGGTCCCAGAATTGAGGCATCACTGTCCTCATGCACCCATCGTCGTTGTTG GAGCAAAAATGGATGTCCGGAAAGAGGAATCGACTAACGAGGACTGT GTTTCTTATGCTGAAGGTCTCAAGATGAGCAAGAAAATTGGCGTGTTCCTCGAGTGCTCCGCCAAAACGGGGGAGAATTTGAGACTGGTCTTCCAACAGGCCGTTCGGGCAGCTCTAAACAAACCAAAACCTAAAATGAGAAATTGCAGTCTGCTCTAA
- the LOC123472509 gene encoding ras-like GTP-binding protein RhoL, with amino-acid sequence MNRVRPIKITVVGDGMVGKTCILIVYTKKEFPELHVPTVFDNYSGTIEVDGYPYNISLWDTAGQEEYKNLRILSYPNTDVFLLCYAVSHRPSFENIVQKWIPELKHYCPHTSIILVGTKADIRKDHGSTNTQCVTTFEGRELSKKFQINGFYECSAKTGKI; translated from the exons ATGAATCGAGTTCGGCCGATAAAGATTACTGTCGTCGGGGACGGTATGGTGGGGAAAACGTGCATTCTCATTGTGTATACGAAGAAAGAATTTCCTGAGTTACACGTTCCGACCGT GTTTGACAACTATTCCGGTACGATCGAAGTTGATGGATATCCTTATAACATTTCACTGTGGGACACAGCCGGCCAGGAAGAATATAAAAATCTTCGCATCCTTTCCTATCCTAAT ACGGACGTGTTCTTACTTTGCTACGCAGTTAGCCATCGGCCTTCTTTTGAAAACATTGTACAAAAGTGGATCCCTGAGCTGAAGCACTACTGTCCTCACACATCCATCATCCTTGTCG GAACGAAGGCGGACATCCGGAAAGACCATGGATCGACTAATACACAATGT GTAACTACATTTGAGGGTAGAGAATTGAGCAAGAAGTTCCAGATCAATGGTTTTTACGAATGCTCGGCAAAAACAGGGAAAATTTAG